From Streptomyces sp. SAI-135:
AGGTATGGCCAATTTCTCGAAGTCGAACGTGCCGCAGTTCGCGATGGACGTCTACCAGAACGAGTACCTGCCCGAGGGCGGCCGCGAGGTCAACGCGATCGTCACGGTGACCGCGACCGGCGGCGGCACGATCGGCAGCGCGGTCGCCGCCCCGCACCTCTGGTCGGCGGGACAGGGTCCCTCGGCGGCGGTCGCGGTGATGGTCGACTGCTCGGGGTCGATGGACTACCCGCCGACCAAGATGCGCAACGCCCGCGACGCCACGGCCGCCGCGATCGACACCCTGCGCGACGGCGTGCACTTCGCCGTGATCGGCGGCACCCATGTGGCCAAGGAGGTCTACCCCGGCGGCGGACGGCTCGCGGTCGCCGACGCCACCACCCGCGACCAGGCCAAACAGGCCCTGCGCAAGCTCAGCGCGGGCGGCGGTACGGCGATCGGGACCTGGCTGCGCCTGGCCGACCGCCTGCTGTCCTCGGCGGACGTCGCCATACGGCACGGCATCCTGCTCACCGACGGACGCAACGAACACGAGTCGCCGGAGGACCTCAAGGCCTCCCTCGACGCCTGCGCGGGACGTTTCACCTGTGACGCCCGGGGCGTGGGCACCGACTGGGAAGTGAAAGAAGTCACAGGGATCGCCTCGGCTCTGCTCGGCACCGCCGACATCGTGGCCGATCCGGCCGCCCTCGCCGCCGACTTCACGCAGATGATGGAGACGGCCATGGGCAAGGAGGTCGCCGACGTGGCCCTGCGGGTGTGGACCCCGGTGGGCACCACCATCAAGTTCGTCAAGCAGGTCGCGCCCACGGTCGAGGAGCTCACCGACCGCCGCACCGAGGCCGGTCCGCGCGCCGGGGACTACCCCACCGGTTCCTGGGGGGACGAGTCCCGTGACTACCACGTCTGCGTCGAGGTCCCGGCCGCGAACATCGGCCAGGAGATGCTCGCCGCCCGGGTCTCCCTGGTGGTCCCGCAGCCCGACGGCAGCACGCAGAACCTGGGTGCTCAGGGCCTCGTCAGGGCCGTGTGGACCGACGACATGGTCGCCTCGACGTCGATCAATCCCCAGGTCGCCCACTACACCGGCCAGGCCGAACTGGCACAGGCCATCCAACAAGGTCTCGACCTTCGCAAAGCGGGTGATATCGACGGAGCAACGGCCAAACTGGGCCGTGCCGTTCAGCTCGCGAACGACTCGGGGAACGCCGATACTACGAAACTGCTTTCGAAGGTGGTGGACGTCGTCGATGCCACGACAGGTACTGTGCGACTGAAGGCGAAGGTCGAGGAGGCCGACGAGATGACTCTCGAGACCCGGTCGACAAAGACTGTTCGTGTAAAGAAGTAGACAGTTTCCGACGGAGAAGTTCCCTGATCCGAGAGGGGGAAGCGCCGACATGCCGACCTGCCCGAACGGACACCAGTCGGGTTCCGACGACTGGTGCGAGGTCTGCGGTCACCGCATGGCCGGTGCCGTACCTCCGCCCCCTCCGCCGCCGCCCGGTCCGGGTGGAGGCGGCTACGGCTTCCCGCCGCCCGGTGGTCCCGGCGGTCCCGGTGGCCAGCCCGGTGGACGCCCGAATCTGTCCGCCGTGCCGGACCCCGAGCCGGAGCTCTGCCCGCAGTGCCGTACGCCCCGTGAGGGCGGTGCGCCCTTCTGCGAGGAGTGCCGGTGGAACTTCCTGACGAACACGGCGACCTCGTACACCCCGGCCGCCCCGCGCCCGCCGGCCGGCGGTCCGCCCTCGCACTTCCAGCAGCAGTCGGGTCCCGGGCCGTCCTTCGGCGGCGGCGGTGACTCGTACGAGTACC
This genomic window contains:
- a CDS encoding VWA domain-containing protein → MANFSKSNVPQFAMDVYQNEYLPEGGREVNAIVTVTATGGGTIGSAVAAPHLWSAGQGPSAAVAVMVDCSGSMDYPPTKMRNARDATAAAIDTLRDGVHFAVIGGTHVAKEVYPGGGRLAVADATTRDQAKQALRKLSAGGGTAIGTWLRLADRLLSSADVAIRHGILLTDGRNEHESPEDLKASLDACAGRFTCDARGVGTDWEVKEVTGIASALLGTADIVADPAALAADFTQMMETAMGKEVADVALRVWTPVGTTIKFVKQVAPTVEELTDRRTEAGPRAGDYPTGSWGDESRDYHVCVEVPAANIGQEMLAARVSLVVPQPDGSTQNLGAQGLVRAVWTDDMVASTSINPQVAHYTGQAELAQAIQQGLDLRKAGDIDGATAKLGRAVQLANDSGNADTTKLLSKVVDVVDATTGTVRLKAKVEEADEMTLETRSTKTVRVKK